The following are from one region of the Trueperaceae bacterium genome:
- a CDS encoding DNA-directed RNA polymerase subunit beta', with protein sequence MRRYDFSQVQIGIASPETIRDWSYGEITKPETINYRTLKPEREGLFDERVFGPEKDWECTCGKYRGQRFAGKVCERCGVEVTKATVRRYRMGHVELATPCAHIWYVKDIPSKIGSLLNLSTSQLEQVLYFGKFVVTDPMGAKLDGRPLARADLLSDEEYRQLRYGRQETYSVQQGEDAVVGDGEEVEIGQQLAKGVKAKLAGIAQYRFPRKVVVDYREARDGRLVLPEAAWIDEDAFEGGAAIAEIGEDVELLSEEEGVVDLVPIGSDGGVAVVRDPDDENVLASYLLPAGMEVAVGDGEFVEKGDPIARAAAGTTLTLPTVATAEVRAAKAKKGVVTATLAVAWARSETFEINPTMHVLVGDGAEVQAGEKIVGAIDAAQEITAAADGTVHLREPASIIVSRARVYPYDDEPLVVNGDRVSPGEELADDGRIKADISGRVEIDLVRRQVRLIESYDVEAKMGAEAVQELLSTLDLEKLEAELVEEMASPSRHKRAKARKRLEIVRSFLRSGNDPAWMILEAVPIMPPSLRPMVQVDGGRFATSDLNDLYRRLINRNNRLKKLMQQGAPEMIVRNEKRMLQEAVDALIDNGRRGSAVVHPGSDRPLRSLTDLLGGKQGRFRQNLLGKRVDYSGRSVIVVGPQLALHQCGVPKRMALELFKPFLFKKLEERGIASNIKNARRVLENTQNLRDEVWDALEEVIEDRVVLLNRAPTLHRLGIQAFEPVLVEGQAIQLHPLVCEAFNADFDGDQMAIHVPLSVYAQSEARLQMLASHNLLSPAHGAPNVQASRDMILGLFVLTQVHTGRKGIGATFDAVEDALAAHASGEVDLNATITVAGRETSVGRLKHRFSDVDEALLAVERGEIDMQDVVTVRVGGELVETSPGRMFFVRMVEETVGEDGVAVPKELLRYDVAYEKGALKDLVVDSFKLLGVDRTAKLLDALKRYGFELSTTSGITIGIDDVAIPPQKAALLADAEEKLGKIMAAAQRGFVTEVERKQQVVRLWSDTTEKVKDAVFENFGENTPFNPLYVMAQSGARGNPQQIRQLAGMRGLMAKPSGETIELPIRANFREGLDVLEYFNSTHGARKGGADTALRTADSGYLTRKLVDVAHELVVREEDCGTADAVEIGFYGPEGRLRAKGHLEMSLYGRRLGQPLELGDRTWEAGATLYREDVAAIYERLEAHPEVREAWVRSALTCQTRAGVCRACYGLDMSTMSDVGLGEAVGVIAAESIGEPGTQLTMRTFHTGGIATGGDITQGLPRVIELVEARKPKARAVVSDIDGVVSIDEDEDKIRITVTSEDGEFVKAHKVEATVRIVVRDGDTVEAGQPLTRGAINPHDLLETRGPDAVQEYLVDEIQRVYRSQGVSVHDKHIEVIVRQMLKYVEILESGDSPFLEGQTIERFDVEEANAALLDEGKTPATWKPLLLGITKASLSTKSWLSAASFQHTTHVLTEAAVAGKADDLVGLKENVILGRLIPAGTGLDAIRDTRVADADTVKLVQLQADQARESAGAGRAEEARPDA encoded by the coding sequence TACGGCGAGATCACGAAGCCGGAGACCATCAACTACCGCACCCTCAAGCCCGAGCGCGAGGGCCTGTTCGACGAGCGCGTCTTCGGGCCCGAGAAGGATTGGGAGTGCACGTGCGGGAAGTACCGCGGCCAGCGGTTCGCGGGCAAGGTGTGCGAACGCTGCGGGGTGGAGGTCACCAAGGCCACCGTCCGGCGCTACCGCATGGGGCACGTCGAGTTGGCGACCCCCTGCGCGCACATCTGGTACGTCAAGGACATCCCCAGCAAGATCGGGTCGCTGCTGAACCTCTCCACCAGCCAACTCGAGCAGGTGCTGTACTTCGGCAAGTTCGTCGTCACCGATCCCATGGGCGCGAAGCTCGACGGGCGCCCGTTGGCCCGCGCCGACCTGCTCAGCGACGAGGAGTACCGGCAGCTGCGCTACGGCCGCCAGGAGACCTACAGCGTCCAGCAGGGCGAGGACGCCGTCGTCGGCGACGGCGAAGAGGTCGAGATCGGTCAGCAGCTCGCGAAGGGCGTCAAGGCCAAACTCGCCGGCATCGCGCAGTACCGCTTCCCCCGCAAGGTGGTCGTCGACTACCGCGAAGCGCGCGACGGGCGGCTGGTGCTGCCCGAAGCCGCCTGGATCGACGAGGACGCCTTCGAGGGGGGCGCGGCGATCGCGGAGATCGGCGAGGACGTCGAGCTCCTCAGCGAAGAGGAGGGCGTCGTCGACCTCGTCCCCATCGGGAGCGACGGGGGCGTCGCGGTGGTCCGCGACCCCGACGACGAGAACGTCCTCGCGTCGTACCTGTTGCCCGCCGGCATGGAGGTCGCGGTCGGCGACGGCGAGTTCGTCGAGAAGGGCGACCCGATCGCCCGCGCCGCCGCCGGCACGACGTTGACGCTGCCGACCGTCGCGACCGCCGAGGTCCGCGCGGCGAAGGCCAAGAAGGGCGTCGTGACCGCGACGCTGGCGGTGGCGTGGGCGCGCAGCGAGACGTTCGAGATCAACCCCACGATGCACGTCCTCGTCGGCGACGGCGCGGAGGTGCAGGCGGGCGAGAAGATCGTCGGCGCGATCGACGCGGCGCAGGAGATCACCGCCGCCGCCGACGGCACGGTGCACCTGCGCGAGCCGGCCAGCATCATCGTGAGCCGCGCGCGGGTCTACCCGTACGACGACGAGCCGCTCGTCGTGAACGGCGACCGCGTGTCGCCCGGCGAGGAGCTCGCCGACGACGGCCGCATCAAGGCCGACATCAGCGGGCGGGTCGAGATCGACCTGGTGCGCCGGCAGGTGCGCCTCATCGAGTCGTACGACGTCGAAGCGAAGATGGGCGCCGAAGCGGTCCAGGAGCTCCTCTCCACCCTCGACCTCGAGAAGCTCGAGGCGGAACTCGTCGAGGAGATGGCGTCGCCGTCGCGGCACAAGCGGGCGAAGGCCCGCAAGCGCCTCGAGATCGTGCGGAGCTTCCTGCGTAGCGGCAACGACCCCGCCTGGATGATCCTCGAGGCCGTCCCGATCATGCCGCCCAGCCTGCGCCCGATGGTGCAGGTCGACGGCGGACGCTTCGCGACGAGCGACCTCAACGACCTCTACCGGCGCCTGATCAACCGCAACAACCGCCTGAAGAAGCTCATGCAGCAGGGCGCGCCGGAGATGATCGTCCGCAACGAGAAGCGGATGCTGCAGGAGGCGGTCGATGCGTTGATCGACAACGGCCGCCGCGGCAGCGCCGTCGTGCATCCCGGCTCCGACCGGCCGCTGCGGAGCCTCACCGACCTGCTCGGAGGCAAGCAGGGCCGCTTCCGTCAGAACCTGCTGGGCAAGCGCGTCGACTACTCGGGCCGCAGCGTCATCGTCGTCGGTCCGCAGTTGGCGTTGCATCAGTGCGGCGTCCCGAAACGCATGGCGTTGGAGCTGTTCAAGCCGTTCCTGTTCAAGAAGCTCGAGGAGCGCGGCATCGCCAGCAACATCAAGAACGCGCGCCGCGTCCTCGAGAACACCCAGAACCTCCGCGACGAGGTCTGGGATGCGCTCGAGGAGGTCATCGAGGACCGCGTGGTCCTTTTGAACCGGGCGCCGACCCTGCACCGCCTCGGCATCCAGGCGTTCGAACCGGTCCTCGTCGAGGGGCAAGCGATCCAGCTGCATCCGCTCGTCTGCGAGGCGTTCAACGCCGACTTCGACGGTGACCAGATGGCGATCCACGTGCCGCTCTCGGTGTACGCGCAGTCCGAGGCGCGCCTGCAGATGCTGGCCAGCCACAACCTGCTCTCGCCCGCGCACGGCGCGCCGAACGTGCAGGCGAGCCGCGACATGATCCTCGGCCTGTTCGTCCTGACGCAGGTGCACACCGGCCGCAAGGGCATCGGCGCGACGTTCGACGCCGTCGAGGACGCCCTCGCCGCGCACGCGTCGGGCGAGGTGGACCTCAACGCCACGATCACGGTCGCGGGGCGCGAAACGTCGGTGGGTCGCCTCAAGCACCGCTTCTCCGACGTCGACGAGGCGCTCCTCGCCGTCGAGCGGGGCGAGATCGACATGCAGGACGTCGTCACCGTCCGCGTCGGCGGGGAGCTGGTCGAGACCAGTCCCGGGCGCATGTTCTTCGTCCGGATGGTCGAGGAGACCGTCGGGGAGGACGGCGTTGCGGTGCCCAAGGAGCTGCTCCGCTACGACGTCGCCTACGAGAAGGGCGCCCTGAAGGACCTCGTCGTCGACAGCTTCAAGCTGCTCGGGGTCGACCGCACCGCGAAACTCCTGGACGCCCTCAAGCGCTACGGGTTCGAACTGTCGACGACGTCGGGCATCACCATCGGCATCGACGACGTCGCGATCCCCCCGCAGAAGGCGGCGTTGCTCGCCGACGCCGAGGAGAAGCTCGGCAAGATCATGGCGGCCGCGCAACGCGGGTTCGTCACCGAGGTCGAGCGCAAGCAGCAGGTCGTGCGCCTCTGGTCGGACACGACCGAGAAGGTCAAGGACGCCGTCTTCGAGAACTTCGGGGAGAACACGCCGTTCAACCCGCTGTACGTCATGGCGCAGTCCGGCGCGCGCGGCAACCCGCAACAGATCCGCCAGTTGGCGGGCATGCGGGGCCTGATGGCGAAGCCGTCGGGCGAGACGATCGAGCTGCCGATCCGCGCGAACTTCCGCGAGGGCCTCGACGTCCTCGAGTACTTCAACAGCACCCACGGAGCCCGGAAGGGTGGGGCGGACACCGCGCTCCGCACCGCCGACTCGGGCTACCTGACGCGGAAACTCGTCGACGTCGCGCACGAGCTCGTCGTCCGCGAGGAGGATTGCGGAACGGCGGACGCCGTCGAGATCGGCTTCTACGGCCCCGAAGGCCGCCTGCGCGCCAAAGGCCACCTGGAGATGAGCCTCTACGGGCGGCGTCTCGGGCAACCGCTCGAGTTGGGCGACCGCACGTGGGAGGCCGGCGCGACGCTGTACCGCGAGGACGTCGCCGCGATCTACGAGCGCCTCGAGGCGCACCCCGAGGTGCGCGAGGCGTGGGTGCGGAGCGCCCTCACCTGCCAGACGCGGGCCGGCGTCTGCCGCGCCTGCTACGGGCTGGACATGTCGACCATGAGCGACGTCGGGCTCGGGGAAGCGGTCGGCGTCATCGCCGCGGAATCGATCGGTGAGCCCGGCACGCAGCTCACGATGCGGACGTTCCACACCGGAGGGATCGCGACCGGGGGCGACATCACGCAGGGCCTGCCGCGCGTGATCGAGCTCGTCGAGGCCCGCAAGCCGAAGGCCCGCGCGGTCGTCAGCGACATCGACGGCGTCGTGTCGATCGACGAGGACGAGGACAAGATCCGCATCACCGTCACGTCCGAGGACGGCGAGTTCGTCAAGGCGCACAAGGTCGAGGCCACCGTGCGGATCGTCGTGCGGGACGGCGACACCGTCGAGGCCGGCCAGCCGCTGACGCGCGGCGCGATCAACCCGCACGACCTGCTCGAGACCCGCGGTCCCGACGCCGTCCAGGAGTACCTGGTGGACGAGATCCAGCGCGTCTACCGCAGCCAGGGCGTCAGCGTGCACGACAAGCACATCGAGGTCATCGTCCGGCAGATGCTCAAGTACGTCGAGATCCTCGAGTCGGGCGACAGCCCGTTCCTCGAGGGCCAGACGATCGAGCGGTTCGACGTCGAGGAGGCCAACGCGGCGCTCCTGGACGAGGGCAAGACCCCCGCGACGTGGAAGCCGCTGTTGCTCGGCATCACCAAGGCCAGCCTCTCGACGAAGAGTTGGTTGTCCGCCGCCAGCTTCCAGCACACGACGCACGTGCTCACCGAAGCGGCGGTCGCCGGGAAGGCCGACGACCTCGTCGGCCTCAAGGAGAACGTCATCCTGGGGCGCCTCATCCCCGCCGGCACCGGGCTCGACGCGATCCGCGACACCCGCGTCGCGGATGCGGACACCGTCAAGCTCGTCCAGCTTCAGGCGGACCAGGCGCGCGAGTCGGCCGGCGCCGGCCGTGCCGAGGAGGCCCGCCCGGACGCCTGA